The genomic window TTCCTTGTTGGTTGTTATGTTCATCATTATTCCCTTTCTTACTCAGCGTGTTCTTATACTCAGAGACTAGTGTCGAATAGGTGGTCAATACCACGGAGAACTTACACAACTCTTCGCTGGTTATATCCTTGGCGGTGCCGTAGTAAATGTAGGACGTGAGGAACCCCTCCCTGGTGTGTTTCTCGATTTCTTGTTTCCACTGATAGATCAGAGCTAACGGGGCAATAATTAatgtccccccttttttaaaattaagtCCCTTGATGGTATTCTCTATCAAGTAAGTaatgttgttcttattttcatTGTTCCTGTTTTGTAAATGCAATTTGTTCTGGCAAACATCGTGCACTATTAATCCTATACTTTGTATGGTTTTTCCTAGTCCCATTTCATCCGATAGTATGCCACCCCTGAATTGGGGCACATATTGCGGAAACGTCAGCGAAAAGCACCCCGTTAATTTGTTTACATAGAAATATTTTAGCACGCACACCAGGTTGTctttttcataaatttttatgttgGGAATAAACGCGTGTTCCTCCCACAGGGGGTTAAGCGGTTGCTTGTTCCGAATgtcgtcatcatcgtcgTCGTCATTTTCTTCGTCGCTGTTGTGTTCCTTTTGGTCGGGCGACTTGGTCTTCTCCCGTTTGATGGGCAAGTCGTTCCGTTTCACCTCGTTTTGGGTAGGCGTGTCCATCGGTTCGATCTTACACTGAGGGGTGCTTCCACTCTGCTCTACTTTACAATCGGAGAGAGGGCCCTCCGTCAGATCCACCTTCGGGGCGAACTTCGCACTTATTATGGAATGCACCTGCGTCCTGTTCCTTGCCACGCCTTTAAAGTTAGTGTTATCCTTAACGACTTCATCAATAACGATTTCTTTTatgtcctctttttttctgtttttctctttGAAATATTCGGGGGGGTTTTCCTTGGTGTACATCCACCACACGCCTTCCGCCTGGTACGTTTTCAGCGTAGGTTTGAAGTAAAACTTGTCCGGGTGAATTTCCTCGAACTCTTCTAGTAAATACCCTCCGCGATATTTCTCTTCCACAAAAACCATGTTCGTTGCTTCTTCGTTGTTTTCCTCCATCTCGTTTTCGCTGAGGGAGTCCAAaatttcgtcttcctccttggTTACGCTGAGGGCAGCCGGGTCTAACGAGGGGGTGAAGAGCGATAAGGCGTCAAACGATTTGCAACGGGTTTTACTTTCTACAGGAGTACACCCCTATGCGAGGTAAATTGCGCATCCCTTAGGGGAGCCACTACAAAtggttccctttttcgcattttatcTTATTACTGGTGACATACCTAAGACGGATCTCCTCGGGCCGCAGAGCGCCTTGTAGGGGGTGCTGAAACCAAAGGAGGTGTCCCCCGCCCGGTCCTTGTTACCATACATGGAAGGGTCGCCCTTAAGAACACTGCTGGAAGGGGATAGGAAACTTCCCTTATTTATCTTAATATGAGCACTTTCAAAGGAATCCATGTCAACATTTTTGGCTAACCGCAATGGCGTGATTCTAAGCTCCTTAAATAAATTATCAACACTGTATTTAATTAAAGAATTATACTCATGAAATTTATGAGAgtcaattttaaaagaatcAGGGTATAAAATGACATGAATAAAGGTTCTTAAACTCCCCCCAAATTTTAAATCACATAAGGAAACTTTTTCTAACATAATTTCTATTCTGATAGCATTCAAAACAAGGAGTACACATAACGTTTTAGACAAATTGCTCTTAATTTTTGAGACAtctctattattattatgctTGATTCTTATGCATGAGTAGCCCTCATTTAtatcttttaaaatttcactTTTGCACTTATCAAATTCTACGAACTTTTTATCTGCCGATATAATTTTATTGGATTCGACATTAACTTCTGAATATTCTTCATTGCATAGTGGAGAATTATTACCTTTCTTTgttagcactttttttttcttaacttttttattacttGTGGGAATGTTTCTACCTATCACCTTAATATAGTCGTTAGACataacataatttttattcacctTTAGCATATACATGGGGGAATATGACCGCTTGGTCGATTTCGGTGTTATCTCGTAGCAGATCTCAATATCCTTGTCACTCTTTACGTCGCATATTTCGCTAGATAGAATAATGGAGTCCGTTTCTATGCACCCTAGGTAGTACTCAAAGAAGACTCCTTTGTCTCTTATCAATTCTGCTCTCCTGTTCGACGCCTCGAATTCTTTCATCCTGGCTAACTTTATCTGCTCATAGTTGTACATGTTTATATCCTCTATAATTTCGACTGCGTGGGGAAAAGGAGAGAGTTGTTTGAACAATCGATTGGGGTGTGTATCTAcgtgtatgcatgtatatgtgtggacggcataaaaatggagcaaTAACATGAATCAAACCATGGAAATAAATAGGAACACTTCAATTTTGTGAAcgggaaaaggcaaaaaaatatagttGCCCCTTTAACTCCAGTTGAAGCACTTACTGTCGCTGAATCCCTCCATCGACGTGCCGTAGTTACTCCTTCCATGACGCACTCCCCCAATGTTAGCAAATCTTGACACCGTGTTGCACCGGGGCTGGTTCTCATTTAAGCTTATAATTTCTATGACGTCGCTATCATAGCTTTCCTCCCCCAAATTGCCAACGCATTCTTCATAATTATTcgctccatttttaaaataatttgagCTTGTCATTTAAGATAAAAACATTCATTTATGGTTTTGCagatgagaaggaaaattgaaaaaaaaaatacaaaaaattatcaaacgagtaatgcaaaaattaaaaaagaaaaaaaaaaaaagggtctAATTATAACAAAGCATacttaaaataaatgaatcaCATACTTTTTGCTAGATACAAAATTGTATTCAAAAGAAATTGCGTTTAATGTAAAGCTGCGCGCTGAGGGGGGAAGCGACGTGGAAGCTCTTTAGTCTCTCCACATTACATCTCtgcgtttttcccctttgtgtCTTTTCACCCTTGCGGTCTACACCTGCGCGCAGCACACCCACATACCCATGCATCAAAACGCGCGTGCCTCAAGACGTGCGATGCGGTCTGCCCTTATTTGCTACATTGCATGGCAAGGGAACATATACGCAAGCCGTTAGCACGTTTGTGCATGTAGACATGGGGGGCGCCCAATCCGCGATGGTATCAACGCGTGAGAAGTCGCAAAGGTGTCGAACATTACAtgcctatttttttgcttcccaaGCGGAGCTAAAATGTACTTCCGTCTAGTTAACGTATGTTGAGCATACTACAAATGGTTTCgtagtataaaaaaaaaatgtccaaaaatgggaatcaaaaaggggtgaagaattggcaaaagggaagacaaAGTGAAGACAAAAATCTTCAACACAAATGcttacaaaattaaaaactgaAACAAAGGTGCGGGTGCGCGCACTGATGAACGGAGGGGCATACAAAGGGGCAAAGCAGTGGTCTACGTATACAAttgcacatatgtaaacGCATATGCCATCGCATGAATGACCTTTTGGCTTTGTGATGCATGACGGGAGGTAGAAAAAGGCTTACAGTTCTACCTTATGCACATTCGTGTACGTGCTTTTACTTGCCATCGAAATATCTTATGCTGCTAAATAACGCATTCCCCGTGGCTATTTAACGCCATTAAAAGGAGAGAGTTTCGTAAAATGCACAGCATAAATTAaaggtataaaaaaatattgcaacTCCTTGGGGAATTTCGAATTTATGTGAATTACATGTACTTACGATTGGCGTAAATGTGACAGTGCTAATGATAACGATAAtgttattgttttttttttttttttctttcattgaatgtatatttttttcgtgtaaAATGGGCTATTTACCATTTGGagcgtttaaaaaaaaaaaaaaaaaaaaacggagaaCAAACCGGATAGGGCAAAatgaaaggagaaaattaaaaaggggaaaacgggaaaacaaaatgagaGATCGGGAAAATAAGTACACGCGGAATTGAGAAATTAAAACCTAATTTGGACTGCTGCtatgtgtttttttacttatatcGAAAACACTATATAACCGTTCAGTGTGAAACTTCTCATCTTTAAATGGGCCATCGTGCGGCTGTTACGGAGCAGGCAACGAAGAAAACTTCCTTTCAGTTGTTCATACAAGTTATggcttttcatttttgtaattttgcGCGGTTCGTTTTTTGTATCGCGTTcttatgggaaaaaaaatgtagtcAAACTGTGGTGTATACAGGCACGGCTAAGGCATTTCCGACGTGGAGATAACGCGTCCAATTTGTTACTTATCAACGGTAAACCTGTCATTCGCAAATTTGTCAATTGTGTAAATTCGTCATCAGCTATATGTTTCATTTgcgaaaataaatgtacgcATGGGACAAGGGCGTGGACCGGGGAATATCAAAAAGGCGGCAAGCAAAAACTATTTTGCCAAGGGCGATGATTTGAAATCCTTTTCCGGGGGCCCATCATCCGCATTCGTACCTCCTTACTGCTTGACAAAATTTCCCCACACATTTCCCCCTGGCATTTATGTAAAATTTCGCGCgcgtggaaaaaataaaataaaataaaataaaaggcgtaaaaatgagaacacattttttaagcaCCCTGGGTAGAACGTCCATTTCCCTTCAACAAAAAGGATTCGTTTAAATTTCTCCCTCTCTTTTCCGCTTAACACTCTTTAAGCGAAGCACGAACACGCAAAAGCGCAAATGTGCaaactgggaaaaaaaaaattaaacccCGCCCCTCATCTTTTAAAAGGTAACTAACACCCATTCCGTATGCCATTCTCACAGGCTAAATACATAAGCACAATTTATAAATGATGAGTGCTGCTAAGCGTaccttctatttttgcacAATATCACTAATGTAAGGCCTCTTTTACTGCACATAACGCTGAAAGGCGCACGCATGCTCATTcgaatatgtgtatgtgtttaTTGCACGTTAAATTGCGCACATTTGAggtgtaccttttttttttttttttttagcgtGTAAAGCCAAAAAACAttcacaagaaaaaaaaaaaatagtacacAATGCGCGCATaaaacttatatatatatgtatatatttctttttggTGTGGGGGAGaagtaacaaaataaagagcTTTTCGCGCTCACATTTTCGGTTTAACTAAATACACGCACTTTGCACATACGTACGGACAGATACACAATAAGCACATTTTTCTGGGGCGCAAACTGCGAAATGTAAATCGTGGAATATTATGTGCAGGGCTTAACCCTTCACGCATGCTTCCTTAGTAGCAACTTGCcaagctggaaaaaaaaaaaaaataaaaataaaatacagtATGTTCGTTAAAATGTTTAATACTTTTCCGCGCTTgcatattcacatattttatgaaaaaaaataaaaatattctttttttttttttaaatcatctttaaaaaaaataaaataaaaaatgcgcaCAGTAAgttattacatatttttcgcATCCTTGTAAAATATATTGGCATGTAAGCACGCCTGTGAGTGTATGAATTTTTCGAGCCGCGAACGCAGCATTATTACACAGTGGCACACCGCGTAATTTACGTTTACGTACCAGTTGCGCGTATTTTCCCCGCGGTGGGCTTACtcagaaaaaatgtgctcaaaaaattgcacaggAGCTGTGCGCAGCATTCGTTTTCCTAACAAGTAACGCAAAAGGCACCGCGGAAAATTGCGCAAAGGCGGGAAAATACACGCGCCCAGGGGGTGAACCTTCACTGTGTGCACCTTTGTCCTGTGTGTATCATCACGCGGTGATCATCCATTGGTTCACTCTGGAAAACGCTTGCCCAGTTCGCAGGAGCAAAACTGTAACGATAACAAAACAGCGTTTTGTCGCCACACAGTTAAACCTATTTCAAAATGGATTACGAAGGAGACATCATTGATGAAGACAGCATGACCCCTAGGGTCTTTGATcgaacgaaaaaaagtatgGCCATGAAGAGCTTcaatatgaacaacaaccAGGTGGAAAGTAGCCCAagtaaaaaacaaacaaacagaaaaaagtcCAGAAATTTTAACAACGAAGAAGGGGATAACAGATCGATCAGCAAAATCAAGCGAGTCAAAAAGGACATTACAAAAACGGGATACGATTACACGAATATGCAAAAGATGGAAGGattgtacaaaaatgaaatgacaGATGAGGGAGGTGACAAAGCAGACAGTGTGGACAACACAGACACGAACGGTCGTTTCACAACCAATACGGCGGAAAAAAGCGAATCCTCCTTTATGAATAACGGATGGCAAACACCAAAAAAGAGTAACGTAGGGATGTACTATTCCGGTATTGATAATCCATCAACTTTGAAAAAGTATAAAACGCCATGTGAAATGGATATGATAAACCCTGATGAAAGCTTAATAGGTAATAAGTGCATTACCATTACCAATTATGTGAACCCTCCAAAATGTGTAGCCCCTGTTGTGACTCCTAGCAAATTTCCCCTATCAGGGGAAAGTAACCCACACATGACATATGATGACTTCCGTTGCCTTTTCAAGCATAAGGCTTGCATCATAAGTGAGCACGAATTTAATAGTAAGAAAAATTCCAACCAAATTGACAACTACGAAAATAAGTACATAGACTGTTTCACGTCCAACTATGAAAACAACTCGTGGCCAAATAAGAAGGAGGTATCTCCTTCCTTGAGAAGATCCAACACGAAAATGTTAAACAGTACTAAGGAATCCCCCAGGACTAGGAACAGGAAGGTGGAAAATGGGGCCAATGTGAACACGAAGAAGATGCTCAACATATTGCGCCAGGGTGGTAAGAATAAGCAAAACAAGCAGAATGGTGTTAACAGTGGCACCAGCGCCAACAGCGGTAGAAGTGGCTATAGCGGTAAGAGTGAGAATAGCGGGCAGAGCCCAAACAGCACCAACAGTACCAGCACTAATAGTACGAGCACCATTAGCCCCAGCAAGAGCTCGCAGAAAAGTAGTAGGGGCCATCACCGCGAAGGGGGAGAAGACGAAAACAACCACACAATATGGATCGACTACGAAGTCAACCCCGTTATTATAAAAGGCAGCAATAAAACCGAAAAGAACGCTGCATCTATGGATCAAATGTCCAAACAGAAACAGAACCCATTGACCCCAATTTATGAAGCCTATTCCAAAGATCTAGACACCTTGTTTGATATAAGTCAGATAGAAACCCCAGCCGTCTTGCTAGGCATATACAGAGGTTTGTCAGTGTCCGTGTCGAGAAGACACCAAATGAATGTACCCGCCTTTTATCAGCTAGTCAAACAAGAAGTGATAAGGTTAAGTAACTGCCCATCCTTTAGCATCGAAGCATTGAAGCAACTGGCATGGATAGCACCCAATTTGATACAGCTAAATAAGGTAGTCATAACGAAGGAAATTTTTGAAGCGAATCAAGAAGCTTACCCAGAATTTGTCACAGGAAGAAAGGTGGAAGATATACAAATAAGGGAACATACAGATTTGTgcgaaaatatatataagtacagcCATTCTGATAAACtagaaatgttaaaaaggatCATCATAAATTGGGTTAATGTGAAGCATAACGAATTGTTAAGAGAAATTAACCCCGACTTTTATTGCCCCAAATATTCTgaacttaaaaaatggcattCAAAGTTTAACTTTAAGGATATTTTATTCCCATCCGTTACGTTGGAGGAGAATAAAATTCTGGCCCAACTGGCGCAGACCCCTCAAGAGAGCAATGCAGATGATTTTATTGTTATCCAGGACAGTCCCATAAAATGTGCTACGAACGACttcagaaaaaatggaacctttttaaaagatatgcaaaaggagaaaacgaGGActcccttaggaagaaacagaagaagatCAAACATGCTCGGTGGGGGCGGAAGTCCATTCGCCAGTTCGTTCAATAATAACTACATGGGGGATTCTcccagaaaaaaggaaacaaataaCATGAAACAGataagggaagaagcaaacaaaaaaaatattataaaagaaattaaaacgAAATTTGATAAAGAACACGAAACCGTAttgagtgaaaaaaaaaaatttgaagacgCAACATGGATTGCAGAAATTATCCACGACACATTTATAGTCGAAGGAACGCAAACTGTCATAGAAATAAATACTTTctctaaaaaaattgcagacAAGTATAAAACGAATAAAGGGTTCCAGATGGATGAGGGGAAAATAGCGCAGCTTATAGAAATGCTGCCACAGTATGTCTCCGATATTAACATAAAGCCTAGTATGATGgatagaaataaaatgacCCTATCAGTAAAGTGTAAGAAAAATCTTGCAACTTTTCTGGAGCCACTTACCAACAAAATTAACGACCTTTCGAGGAAGTACCAAGatttgaaaaagaataaagaaaagagatTAAGCGAATTATGGAAACAGCACAACGTAGGTTTTGAGCTCACCGagaatattaaaaagttCTTTTTAAATCCCAGTTCGGTGTCCTTCTCGGACATTTAACATGGTGTCTCGGTGCTGTTATCTGTTTCATCTGTATCAGCTGCGTGCACCGCTTTTTCTGTCTTTTCCCCCCGTATCGTTGTGTGTTCCTCAGTCTGGACGCCCCTTCTGactgttcaatttttttgtgacacCCACGCGAATTAGATCTGCACGCGTGAGCCCCtaagtgcatacatatattatatatattgtatgcaCACACGCAAAGACGCTCGTTTTTCCACGCGGGGAGTGTACTTACGGGTACTCCCACCGGCCCCAGGCATGATTAACGCCCCCTAGTGTTATGTTTCATTCGTGTAGCATACTGAAATTTGTGCACAAGAAATGATGCcctgttaattttttttgcaatatcCTCCACATGTTATTTTCATAACGCAATATGTAGTAATATTTGTGCACAACTTATATGTTACACCACAGCTGTTTGTTTACGTGCCTGCCACGCGCCAGCGCTAGTGCATGCGTCATCGTTTCACTCCTACCCATTC from Plasmodium coatneyi strain Hackeri chromosome 12, complete sequence includes these protein-coding regions:
- a CDS encoding DNA helicase, which gives rise to MTSSNYFKNGANNYEECVGNLGEESYDSDVIEIISLNENQPRCNTVSRFANIGGVRHGRSNYGTSMEGFSDIEIIEDINMYNYEQIKLARMKEFEASNRRAELIRDKGVFFEYYLGCIETDSIILSSEICDVKSDKDIEICYEITPKSTKRSYSPMYMLKVNKNYVMSNDYIKVIGRNIPTSNKKVKKKKVLTKKGNNSPLCNEEYSEVNVESNKIISADKKFVEFDKCKSEILKDINEGYSCIRIKHNNNRDVSKIKSNLSKTLCVLLVLNAIRIEIMLEKVSLCDLKFGGSLRTFIHVILYPDSFKIDSHKFHEYNSLIKYSVDNLFKELRITPLRLAKNVDMDSFESAHIKINKGSFLSPSSSVLKGDPSMYGNKDRAGDTSFGFSTPYKALCGPRRSVLDPAALSVTKEEDEILDSLSENEMEENNEEATNMVFVEEKYRGGYLLEEFEEIHPDKFYFKPTLKTYQAEGVWWMYTKENPPEYFKEKNRKKEDIKEIVIDEVVKDNTNFKGVARNRTQVHSIISAKFAPKVDLTEGPLSDCKVEQSGSTPQCKIEPMDTPTQNEVKRNDLPIKREKTKSPDQKEHNSDEENDDDDDDDIRNKQPLNPLWEEHAFIPNIKIYEKDNLVCVLKYFYVNKLTGCFSLTFPQYVPQFRGGILSDEMGLGKTIQSIGLIVHDVCQNKLHLQNRNNENKNNITYLIENTIKGLNFKKGGTLIIAPLALIYQWKQEIEKHTREGFLTSYIYYGTAKDITSEELCKFSVVLTTYSTLVSEYKNTLSKKGNNDEHNNQQGKIDDIAKSKHDHGDAGFTKGSPKEEKVKDEFPNRGAKGISSKTSPQSGTNSGSPQINNFFKKTVLGTKMAKTSNSTVKSSDDRKNTKQGTPKKECPLYRITWRRIIIDEAHVIKNKNSIQSIAVWKLRGERNWCLTGTPIQNSIFDIFPLFRFLGIKPYGTIEWWNKEIIDYVNRSKLNLALDVVRKISSPILLRRTKKSRTKNGDYIISLPKKNVHLMKLKFSMEEEDFYRAIFYRSKTKFDTYMHDGNVLSHYSHVLQLLLRLRQCCSHPLLLFSKPFFEEWNQEDINNALQKKDDDEWKGKNEGDSYSFQTNGSPGRDTPFSSSHPKDIADDPPKRGDDLIYNFMLGATHSNKLDDDYVQMIDLLKGGNAIQCVICLEDAVYPLISKCMHIMCKKCADNYFHLTQIAEKKCPACNQYISLKSLKTLQENKSPLDELLKKMKKENFVYSTKLKQLFDHIQNDMKNELHIVVFSQWIGFLKIIQKLLTLHNIPNKIYDGSLTYEERKATLLWFNVQKGKVYQPGIGFTKPSSPIPVEKFSGKVLLCSLKAGGVGLNLTVSSKVYLMDLWWNPAIEDQAFERVHRIGQLKDVSIYKFVLEKTVEERILQIHQSKQYTANQILTQEGNKLNSEMKFAPQKLGMDDFILMFKDWNAEE